In a single window of the Vibrio celticus genome:
- the grxB gene encoding glutaredoxin 2, with protein MKLYIYDHCPFCARVAYIAQSLGLNIELVSVDYDDAQTLINLIGKKMVPVLKKNDGSIMAESLDIIVYFMDLKSSDEQREPSEQAALFQSRAFPLTQQIGRPRWWNLDLAEYRSAGAKEAWRASKEAEGFNFEELLEKTPQYVQLINPLLKDAELLLDLENGESSLPLVDQALYFSMLRGFCVEPSITWPSALERWLEKQSQTLGIKLLR; from the coding sequence ATGAAGCTTTACATTTACGACCACTGCCCTTTCTGTGCAAGAGTTGCCTACATCGCTCAATCTTTAGGCTTGAACATCGAACTTGTTTCTGTGGATTATGATGATGCCCAAACCCTTATCAATCTGATCGGTAAGAAGATGGTGCCAGTCCTAAAGAAAAACGACGGTTCTATTATGGCTGAAAGCCTAGACATCATTGTTTACTTCATGGATTTGAAATCAAGTGACGAGCAACGTGAGCCATCTGAGCAGGCTGCGCTTTTTCAAAGCCGCGCTTTCCCTCTTACTCAACAGATCGGACGCCCACGTTGGTGGAACCTCGACTTGGCTGAATATCGCTCTGCTGGAGCCAAAGAAGCTTGGCGTGCAAGTAAAGAGGCCGAAGGTTTTAACTTTGAAGAGCTCTTAGAAAAGACCCCACAATACGTTCAACTGATTAACCCATTACTGAAAGATGCAGAGCTTCTATTGGATCTAGAGAATGGTGAATCATCGCTACCTTTAGTTGATCAAGCACTCTATTTCTCAATGCTTCGTGGCTTCTGTGTTGAACCAAGCATCACATGGCCATCAGCACTTGAGCGTTGGTTAGAAAAACAGAGTCAAACGTTAGGCATCAAGCTTCTTCGCTAA
- a CDS encoding Gfo/Idh/MocA family protein: MIKFAVIGTNWITQKFVQAAHESQSMQLAAVYSRNLDSAAQFAQEFDVETTYDSLDALANDNTVEAVYIASPNSLHCEQSIFMMEHGKHVICEKPVASNIEEAARMFEVAQKNGVVLFEAYKSQFLPNFKQIQLGLEKIGKVHKAHINYCQYSSRYQKYLNGENPNTFNPAFSNGSLVDIGFYCVAATVALFGKPENAQASAKLLDSGVDAHGCAIFQYPEFDVTLAHSKVSDSYAPSEIQGELGAIIIDHIAECTDVKIRYRDGTVENLTQAQSENSMSYEAQAFASCIAGDNVTQAQAQLRALTVAKLITEMRQQVGVVYPADK; this comes from the coding sequence ATGATTAAGTTTGCTGTAATTGGAACCAATTGGATTACACAAAAGTTTGTTCAAGCTGCGCATGAATCTCAATCGATGCAACTCGCTGCGGTTTACTCTCGAAATCTAGACAGCGCGGCACAGTTCGCCCAAGAATTTGACGTTGAAACCACGTATGACTCACTCGATGCATTGGCCAATGACAACACTGTAGAAGCCGTGTACATCGCTTCTCCGAACTCACTGCATTGCGAGCAATCTATCTTCATGATGGAACACGGAAAGCATGTTATCTGTGAAAAGCCTGTCGCATCGAATATCGAAGAAGCAGCACGAATGTTTGAGGTCGCTCAGAAGAACGGTGTGGTGCTGTTTGAGGCGTATAAATCTCAATTCCTACCGAACTTTAAGCAAATTCAACTCGGGTTAGAAAAGATTGGCAAGGTACATAAGGCACACATCAACTACTGCCAGTATTCATCGCGCTACCAAAAGTACTTGAATGGAGAAAACCCAAACACCTTCAACCCAGCTTTTTCTAACGGCTCATTAGTCGATATTGGCTTTTACTGTGTTGCCGCAACAGTCGCGCTATTTGGCAAACCTGAAAATGCACAGGCTTCTGCAAAGCTACTTGATTCAGGTGTCGATGCGCATGGCTGTGCGATCTTCCAGTATCCTGAGTTTGACGTAACACTTGCTCACTCCAAAGTCAGCGACTCTTATGCGCCAAGCGAGATCCAAGGTGAATTAGGGGCGATCATCATCGATCACATCGCTGAATGTACTGACGTTAAGATCCGCTACCGCGATGGCACGGTAGAAAACCTTACTCAAGCACAAAGCGAAAACTCCATGAGTTACGAAGCGCAGGCCTTTGCTAGCTGCATTGCTGGCGACAACGTAACACAAGCTCAAGCCCAACTGCGCGCTTTAACGGTTGCGAAGTTAATTACAGAGATGCGCCAACAAGTTGGTGTCGTGTACCCAGCGGATAAATAA
- a CDS encoding GNAT family N-acetyltransferase, whose translation MQIRTAKVTDINAILALSEQINRQHHLGAPMVFAPASQGLADSEEYWLGLMLDPLGAFLVAVDDKQVVGFLAGKVTQNKGVSFIQPHKVTRVNTIVVNDQVQSQGAGRALMKSFNQWAQARGAIELRLEVMEFNQQAQGFYESLGMETQSRTMSMRFEEI comes from the coding sequence ATGCAAATCCGGACGGCCAAGGTAACTGATATTAACGCGATCTTAGCGCTCTCTGAGCAGATAAACCGTCAACATCATCTTGGTGCACCTATGGTATTTGCGCCAGCGTCACAAGGTTTGGCCGACAGTGAAGAGTATTGGTTAGGTTTGATGCTTGACCCACTTGGCGCTTTCCTGGTTGCAGTCGATGATAAGCAAGTCGTCGGCTTTTTAGCAGGTAAGGTAACGCAGAACAAAGGCGTCAGTTTTATTCAGCCGCACAAGGTGACAAGAGTGAATACGATTGTGGTGAACGATCAGGTTCAGAGCCAAGGTGCTGGTCGAGCGTTAATGAAGTCTTTTAATCAATGGGCGCAGGCGAGAGGAGCGATAGAACTTAGGTTGGAGGTAATGGAGTTTAACCAACAAGCTCAGGGTTTCTATGAGTCGTTAGGAATGGAAACTCAGTCACGAACCATGTCCATGCGTTTTGAGGAGATCTAA
- a CDS encoding L,D-transpeptidase family protein, with amino-acid sequence MRLFLPLSLCLLFVASKVNAEQVVVEKIVSDATAIETIVFESAPAHSQRVSTSSSNSTSSTSSSSKHVIIVDDVLNSRSDEKVAQLSQGSSKRPPQSSSRQFYNVPDSASKIDSLSQVVTLVKVDKSKRRMYLLKGEEVIQEFRIALGKQPKGHKRFEGDNRTPEGEYQLDYVMEESDFYRSVHINYPQPSDMQWAEQNDVDPGGNIKIHGIKNGERRSPSFIQSFDWTDGCIALTNQDMDEFLQLVKMGTPIHIEW; translated from the coding sequence GTGCGTCTGTTTTTGCCATTATCACTGTGTTTACTATTTGTGGCTTCGAAGGTGAACGCTGAGCAGGTTGTGGTCGAGAAAATAGTCTCTGACGCGACCGCTATCGAAACCATCGTATTCGAGTCTGCACCGGCTCATTCTCAACGTGTCTCAACGTCTTCATCTAATTCAACCTCTTCTACGAGCTCAAGCTCCAAGCATGTGATTATTGTGGATGATGTTCTTAACAGTCGCTCTGATGAAAAGGTAGCTCAGCTTTCTCAAGGCTCATCGAAACGTCCACCTCAAAGTTCCTCTCGACAGTTTTACAACGTACCGGATAGCGCATCTAAGATAGATTCGCTGTCGCAAGTGGTTACGTTAGTTAAAGTCGATAAATCGAAACGTAGGATGTACCTGCTTAAAGGTGAAGAGGTGATTCAGGAGTTTCGTATTGCGCTAGGCAAACAACCGAAAGGGCATAAACGCTTTGAAGGGGACAACCGAACGCCGGAAGGTGAATACCAGCTCGATTATGTGATGGAAGAGTCGGACTTTTATCGCTCAGTACATATTAACTATCCGCAACCTTCGGATATGCAATGGGCAGAGCAAAATGATGTGGATCCTGGAGGAAACATCAAAATCCATGGCATCAAAAACGGCGAGCGTCGTTCGCCGAGCTTTATTCAAAGCTTTGATTGGACGGATGGCTGTATCGCATTAACCAATCAAGATATGGATGAGTTTCTCCAACTTGTAAAAATGGGTACCCCTATCCATATCGAATGGTAG
- a CDS encoding sulfite exporter TauE/SafE family protein, which yields MDLIFSPTFPILGAIFIFAAIVRGFSGFGFTLVALPLSALFVPVIELVPVFMLIDLLGNVQLLPKVRKHVNWRWVLKVFIPCFAFTPVGLLLLKSVSQDTIILIISAFIFASALMIYKGFQYKSEPRFAPYILGSLAGVMNGAASMSGPPIGTHALASPVAPHIARAGLIAFFVLADSTAFVSASIAGLVDRDVVWLTLALLPSSMFGGYVGSKLFERFGGAKFKPVTIALLIVIAIFSAGRVLL from the coding sequence ATGGATCTCATTTTTAGTCCAACCTTCCCAATTTTGGGTGCAATCTTCATTTTCGCCGCTATTGTTCGTGGCTTCTCAGGTTTCGGTTTCACCTTAGTGGCATTGCCATTAAGTGCGTTATTCGTGCCTGTTATCGAACTGGTTCCTGTCTTCATGTTGATCGACCTATTAGGCAATGTTCAATTACTGCCTAAAGTTCGAAAGCATGTTAACTGGCGCTGGGTTTTAAAGGTATTTATCCCTTGTTTTGCCTTCACACCAGTCGGCTTACTTCTGCTTAAATCCGTTAGCCAAGACACGATCATCTTGATCATCAGTGCCTTCATTTTTGCGTCTGCACTTATGATCTACAAAGGTTTCCAGTACAAAAGCGAACCTAGATTTGCTCCCTATATTCTAGGCAGCCTTGCAGGTGTAATGAACGGCGCAGCTTCGATGTCAGGGCCTCCAATTGGCACTCATGCATTGGCAAGCCCAGTCGCTCCGCACATTGCCAGAGCCGGCCTGATTGCCTTCTTTGTCTTGGCGGATTCGACTGCATTTGTTTCGGCATCTATCGCTGGGTTAGTCGACCGTGATGTAGTTTGGCTGACTCTCGCGCTTCTACCAAGCAGCATGTTTGGCGGTTATGTGGGTTCTAAACTGTTCGAGAGATTTGGTGGAGCGAAGTTTAAGCCAGTCACCATTGCATTGCTGATTGTGATTGCAATATTCAGTGCAGGTCGAGTCTTATTGTAA
- a CDS encoding glycerophosphodiester phosphodiesterase family protein: MSSIIVGHRGVSGTHPENTKASIEQAAKLGLKWIEVDIQPTQDDQLVVCHDHTLERCSDGKGRVDEHTLAELRQLDFGSWKSEQFAGERILTLEELLALVEQHDLSVNLEIKVDSRHQAPHVVDLLHTELIRSNLDTDRVLLSSFSHQVVSEMARHLPRYRVGVITEQLTQADLMLIDEVKAFSCHMNYEHVNQSDLDTLSEANIQTWCYTVNDPSHFKFISKVDAVFTDFPNQFTSIN; this comes from the coding sequence ATGTCGTCTATCATCGTAGGTCATCGGGGTGTATCAGGTACTCACCCAGAAAATACCAAAGCAAGCATTGAACAAGCCGCTAAACTCGGCTTGAAATGGATTGAAGTAGATATTCAGCCAACTCAGGATGATCAACTTGTGGTTTGTCACGACCACACCCTTGAGCGCTGCAGTGATGGCAAGGGTCGTGTCGACGAACACACCCTTGCAGAACTGCGTCAGCTTGATTTTGGCAGTTGGAAGTCTGAACAGTTCGCAGGTGAAAGAATATTGACGTTGGAAGAGTTGCTCGCGCTTGTTGAGCAGCATGATCTCAGCGTGAACTTAGAGATCAAAGTCGACAGTCGACATCAAGCGCCTCATGTCGTTGATTTGCTGCATACCGAGTTGATTCGTTCAAATCTAGACACCGACAGAGTGCTGCTTTCAAGTTTCAGCCATCAAGTCGTTTCTGAAATGGCTCGTCACCTGCCGAGATACCGAGTTGGTGTGATCACAGAACAACTGACTCAAGCCGACTTGATGTTGATTGACGAGGTTAAAGCGTTCAGCTGTCACATGAACTACGAGCATGTGAATCAGAGCGATCTTGATACACTCAGTGAAGCAAACATTCAAACTTGGTGCTACACAGTAAACGATCCGTCTCACTTCAAATTCATCTCAAAAGTAGATGCCGTATTCACTGATTTTCCGAATCAATTTACCTCTATAAATTGA
- the ugpC gene encoding sn-glycerol-3-phosphate ABC transporter ATP-binding protein UgpC, producing the protein MKNNNDKNQMNDNRIQSLAEYKMSQPASPQKSEDTPMPKLKQTLGHTQATHNHTHKAPTMLGIKNLVKTYENGHRAVKDVSLDIEKGEFLVLVGPSGCGKSSILRSIAGLESISGGEIHLGGRRVDNEKPAQRDIAMVFQNYALYPHMTVYKNLAYGLKNRGVSQHVIEEKIEKVAKTLKIEEYLDRKPAKLSGGQRQRVAMGRAIVRDPQLFLFDEPLSNLDASLRAHMRLEIKKLQRELGVTSVYVTHDQVEAMTLADRIVVLNKGQIEQVGTPREVYHQPASTFVASFIGSPAMNFLTATLDDGYLEIGDQQMYLPEYAHVKDATITLGIRPEHSEICSELKMNTLPLELRISVVEPLGPNQLVHGLVNDQPFIAVTPETTLCQVLPLGLSIDKTNLHIFDSRGKRIQPNNFTLQESREEATSITTALA; encoded by the coding sequence GTGAAAAATAATAACGACAAAAATCAAATGAACGATAACCGCATTCAATCACTCGCTGAGTACAAGATGTCTCAACCAGCTTCTCCGCAAAAATCAGAGGACACCCCGATGCCAAAGTTAAAACAAACGTTAGGGCACACCCAAGCCACTCACAACCATACACACAAAGCACCTACCATGTTGGGCATCAAAAACTTGGTAAAGACGTATGAGAACGGTCATCGTGCAGTGAAAGATGTGTCGCTTGATATCGAAAAGGGTGAATTTCTTGTATTGGTTGGCCCATCGGGCTGCGGCAAGTCTTCTATCCTGCGTTCAATTGCAGGGTTGGAAAGCATCTCTGGCGGTGAGATTCACTTGGGTGGGCGCCGTGTTGATAACGAAAAGCCAGCTCAACGCGATATCGCAATGGTCTTTCAAAATTACGCACTCTACCCTCACATGACGGTGTACAAAAACCTCGCTTATGGTTTAAAGAACCGAGGGGTCAGCCAACACGTGATTGAAGAGAAGATTGAGAAAGTCGCCAAGACACTGAAAATCGAAGAGTACCTAGACCGCAAGCCAGCCAAACTTTCGGGTGGTCAGCGCCAGCGTGTTGCCATGGGGCGAGCGATCGTACGCGACCCTCAACTGTTCTTGTTTGATGAGCCTTTGTCTAACCTAGATGCCTCATTACGCGCTCACATGAGATTAGAAATCAAAAAGCTGCAACGCGAGCTAGGCGTAACCAGTGTTTACGTGACTCATGACCAAGTCGAAGCCATGACACTGGCAGATAGAATTGTGGTTCTCAACAAAGGCCAAATTGAACAAGTCGGCACACCAAGAGAAGTCTACCACCAGCCTGCCAGCACCTTTGTGGCAAGCTTTATTGGCAGCCCCGCGATGAACTTCTTAACTGCTACGCTCGATGATGGCTATCTTGAAATCGGCGATCAACAAATGTATCTGCCAGAGTACGCGCACGTTAAGGACGCGACTATCACGCTTGGCATTCGCCCTGAACACTCTGAGATTTGTTCCGAATTAAAGATGAACACCTTACCTCTCGAACTGCGTATCAGTGTGGTTGAGCCGTTGGGGCCGAATCAATTGGTTCATGGCCTTGTAAACGACCAACCCTTTATCGCCGTCACGCCAGAAACGACACTATGCCAAGTACTGCCACTCGGATTAAGCATTGATAAAACCAACCTGCATATTTTTGACAGTCGTGGGAAGCGTATTCAGCCGAATAACTTTACTTTACAAGAGTCACGCGAAGAGGCGACAAGCATAACGACGGCTCTCGCTTAA
- the ugpE gene encoding sn-glycerol-3-phosphate ABC transporter permease UgpE produces MKSNKVSDHLILIAGMLFMLVPIWLIFASSTHNPNTIVSEGLQWLPGDNFTAIYSEAWNKSMGFSGEVTASKMIANSMIMGLGFAIGKIIISMMAAYALVYFRLPYATAWFWLIFVTLLLPLEVRIIPSYEVVAGLGLLNSYTGLILPLIASATATFFFRQFFKTIPDELLEAAQLDNAGPFRFFVDILLPLSKTMIAAIFIIMFVVGWNQYLWPIMMTTNEGYNTIVMGIKQVLNNINETSLPRYDYVFAMVILAMLPPVLVVVVFQRWFVKGLVESEK; encoded by the coding sequence ATGAAAAGTAATAAGGTCTCTGACCACCTAATTTTAATTGCTGGGATGCTGTTTATGTTGGTCCCTATCTGGCTAATCTTCGCCAGCTCGACGCATAACCCAAACACCATTGTCAGCGAAGGCCTGCAATGGCTACCAGGCGATAACTTTACGGCCATTTATAGCGAAGCTTGGAACAAAAGCATGGGCTTCAGTGGCGAAGTCACCGCCAGCAAAATGATCGCCAACTCGATGATCATGGGGCTAGGTTTTGCGATCGGTAAGATCATCATTTCGATGATGGCCGCGTATGCTTTGGTCTACTTCAGGTTGCCTTATGCTACAGCTTGGTTCTGGTTGATCTTCGTGACGCTTTTGCTGCCATTAGAAGTGCGCATTATCCCTTCCTATGAGGTTGTCGCTGGGCTTGGGCTTCTTAATAGCTACACAGGTTTAATTCTGCCTTTGATCGCCTCAGCCACCGCGACGTTCTTTTTTAGGCAGTTCTTCAAAACCATCCCCGATGAATTGTTAGAAGCCGCACAGTTAGATAACGCAGGTCCGTTTCGATTCTTTGTCGACATCTTATTGCCACTGTCTAAAACCATGATCGCAGCAATCTTCATCATCATGTTTGTGGTGGGTTGGAACCAATATCTGTGGCCAATCATGATGACCACGAACGAAGGCTACAACACCATCGTGATGGGCATCAAACAAGTACTCAACAACATCAATGAAACCAGTTTACCGCGCTACGACTATGTTTTTGCCATGGTGATTTTAGCTATGTTGCCACCCGTTTTAGTGGTGGTTGTATTTCAGCGTTGGTTTGTAAAAGGGCTAGTAGAAAGTGAAAAATAA
- a CDS encoding ABC transporter permease subunit: MERRQQFFHSPLPYLFLAPQILIIAVFFIYPAAKAVYLSFMLEDPWGTSSIFVWFENYQMLFESSEYLNSIGFTLMFAIVVSFLSLALALLLAVKADNIIHGQGAYKVTLTWVYAVAPAIAGVIGAFLFNPHIGVFTEIFAVIGWDFSFQTDPLDATFALILVSVWKQVSVNFIYFLAGLQSISYAVKEAAMLDCVSDSKRFWTITFPLLAPTGFFLLVINLTYSFFETFGVIDTMTNGGPGGGTTSLVYKVYRDGFVGADLGGSSAQSVVLLLLVLTLTFIQFRVVEKRVHY; the protein is encoded by the coding sequence GTGGAACGACGTCAGCAATTCTTTCACTCTCCGCTGCCTTACCTATTTTTGGCGCCTCAGATACTCATCATTGCGGTTTTCTTTATCTACCCAGCGGCAAAGGCAGTTTACCTGTCCTTCATGCTAGAAGACCCTTGGGGCACCTCATCGATATTCGTGTGGTTCGAAAACTATCAGATGCTATTCGAATCGAGCGAGTATCTGAACTCGATTGGCTTCACATTAATGTTCGCAATCGTGGTCTCTTTCTTATCGCTTGCCTTAGCGCTGCTGCTCGCCGTAAAAGCCGACAACATCATTCACGGACAAGGCGCTTACAAGGTCACTCTCACTTGGGTTTACGCGGTTGCTCCTGCGATTGCAGGCGTAATCGGTGCTTTCTTGTTTAACCCACATATTGGTGTGTTTACCGAGATATTTGCGGTTATAGGTTGGGACTTTAGCTTCCAGACCGACCCTTTAGATGCCACGTTTGCTCTGATTTTGGTCTCAGTGTGGAAACAGGTTTCGGTGAATTTCATCTACTTTCTGGCTGGGCTTCAATCGATCTCTTACGCCGTAAAAGAAGCGGCGATGCTGGATTGCGTCAGCGACTCAAAACGTTTCTGGACCATTACTTTCCCACTACTCGCACCTACAGGCTTCTTTCTTTTGGTCATCAACCTCACCTACTCGTTCTTCGAAACCTTTGGCGTGATCGACACCATGACCAATGGCGGCCCGGGTGGCGGCACAACGTCGTTGGTGTACAAGGTGTATCGAGACGGCTTTGTTGGCGCAGATTTAGGCGGCAGCTCTGCGCAGTCAGTTGTGTTGTTGCTATTGGTGCTCACTCTTACATTTATCCAGTTTCGCGTTGTAGAAAAGCGTGTTCATTACTAG
- a CDS encoding extracellular solute-binding protein yields the protein MNKLILAGVLSATVAIPAFATTQVTWWHAMGGQLGETVNKIATDFNASQDDYQITPIYKGSYTETLTAGIAAYRAGEAPNILQVFDAGAATIMNAKGVAKPVQDILVESGYNFNSNDYLAGVRNFYADNQGKMVGMPFNSSTPVLYYNKDLLAEVGADAPKTYEELEVVAKKLKAEGHIAFSQSLTPWIMFENFKSRHNLPVADQNNGYDGLSTKIMFNTKDMMMHVSKMKEWSDLGYYKYYGSDWDANQTPFERQEVAMWMGSSGSFGGLRNRVPFELGTTYLPYWKSVNPDAGLTFIGGAALFALNGHDQQQDKGVAAFFDYLTKPETQVYWHKTTGYVPVTTAAYELAKESGYYNEQPDAEVGVKQLSLKSGEWTKGYRLGYYPQIREVMHREFDNIFADRSSVENSLDKVEDESSKLLKRFARTMN from the coding sequence ATGAATAAGCTAATTTTGGCAGGCGTTCTTTCTGCGACAGTGGCAATACCAGCATTCGCAACGACTCAAGTCACTTGGTGGCACGCAATGGGCGGCCAGCTTGGAGAAACAGTAAACAAAATTGCGACCGACTTTAATGCATCACAAGATGATTACCAGATCACGCCAATCTACAAGGGTTCATATACAGAGACCTTAACAGCCGGTATCGCGGCATACCGAGCAGGTGAAGCACCTAATATTCTGCAAGTCTTCGATGCAGGCGCAGCAACCATCATGAACGCGAAAGGCGTCGCGAAACCGGTACAGGATATTCTGGTTGAGTCGGGCTACAACTTTAATTCAAACGACTACCTAGCGGGCGTTCGTAACTTCTATGCCGACAACCAAGGCAAGATGGTTGGTATGCCTTTCAACAGTTCGACACCGGTTCTTTACTACAACAAAGATCTTCTCGCGGAAGTGGGTGCAGACGCGCCTAAAACTTATGAAGAACTAGAAGTGGTCGCTAAGAAGCTGAAGGCAGAAGGACACATCGCGTTTTCTCAATCTCTGACACCGTGGATCATGTTCGAGAACTTTAAGTCTCGCCACAATCTACCGGTCGCAGATCAAAACAACGGCTACGATGGCTTGTCCACTAAGATCATGTTCAACACCAAAGACATGATGATGCACGTCAGCAAGATGAAAGAGTGGTCAGATCTCGGTTACTACAAGTATTACGGCAGCGACTGGGATGCAAACCAAACCCCTTTCGAGCGCCAAGAAGTGGCAATGTGGATGGGTTCTTCAGGCTCATTCGGTGGCTTACGTAACCGCGTACCTTTCGAACTCGGCACCACATACCTTCCATATTGGAAATCGGTTAACCCAGACGCAGGCTTAACCTTCATTGGCGGTGCTGCTCTGTTTGCACTCAATGGCCATGACCAACAACAAGACAAAGGTGTCGCAGCGTTCTTTGACTACCTGACTAAGCCTGAAACTCAAGTTTACTGGCACAAAACCACTGGCTATGTACCTGTAACAACGGCTGCCTATGAGCTAGCGAAAGAGTCTGGCTACTACAACGAACAACCAGACGCAGAAGTGGGCGTAAAGCAGCTAAGCCTAAAATCGGGCGAGTGGACTAAGGGCTACCGCTTAGGTTACTACCCTCAAATTCGTGAAGTGATGCATCGTGAATTCGACAATATCTTCGCCGACCGCTCTAGCGTCGAGAACAGCCTAGATAAAGTCGAAGATGAGAGCAGCAAACTGCTGAAACGCTTCGCTCGCACAATGAACTAA
- a CDS encoding helix-turn-helix domain-containing protein, whose translation MSKYSRELKCIIAKQYLDGTSSLYLAKQYSISSRQIRYWAQVFAIHGTDSFLPTKHAATAQTKRKALNLMWTNEWSLTHTSAVLNLSSPGILSVWLKRFNELGIKGLKMRQKGRPSMKQQPQRTTKPDNEMTLEELKEELVYLRTENAVLKKLEELEQEKNRRTKKKRS comes from the coding sequence ATGTCCAAATATAGCCGAGAGCTAAAATGTATCATTGCTAAGCAATACTTAGATGGCACGTCATCTCTCTACTTAGCAAAACAATATTCAATTTCTTCAAGGCAGATACGGTATTGGGCTCAAGTCTTTGCCATCCATGGTACTGATTCATTTTTACCAACTAAGCATGCCGCGACTGCTCAAACAAAACGAAAAGCATTGAATTTAATGTGGACGAATGAATGGTCTCTCACGCACACTAGCGCAGTATTAAACCTCTCATCCCCTGGGATACTCTCTGTCTGGCTCAAACGATTTAATGAGCTCGGTATCAAGGGGCTCAAAATGCGCCAGAAAGGAAGACCCTCAATGAAACAGCAACCTCAACGAACCACTAAGCCTGATAATGAAATGACACTTGAGGAGCTAAAAGAGGAGTTAGTCTACTTACGAACCGAGAATGCTGTTTTAAAAAAGTTGGAAGAGTTGGAGCAGGAAAAAAACCGTCGAACAAAGAAAAAGCGGTCATAG
- a CDS encoding 2OG-Fe(II) oxygenase — protein MNQLIDALSTQGYFVWDDFLTQEEVVALRDCIPENWKKARIGRNDEVTRESTIRSDKIQWVRRDMGQPASLFLDKMEQIRLAANQAFFLGLFEYEAHFAKYEKGDFYQKHLDCFKGNENRRLTTVFYMNDEWTEEDAGELVVYDLKDNHIATIPPKSGRLFVFLSEQFPHEVLPTNTERFSIAGWFRINGVKDNQLDIAH, from the coding sequence ATGAACCAACTAATCGATGCTCTTTCTACCCAAGGTTACTTTGTTTGGGATGACTTCTTAACTCAAGAAGAAGTGGTGGCATTGAGGGATTGCATTCCAGAGAACTGGAAAAAGGCTAGGATTGGCCGTAACGATGAAGTAACGCGAGAGTCGACCATCCGTAGCGACAAGATTCAATGGGTGCGCCGCGATATGGGTCAGCCAGCATCTCTGTTTCTAGACAAGATGGAACAAATTCGTTTAGCAGCAAACCAAGCGTTCTTTTTGGGTCTGTTCGAGTACGAAGCACACTTTGCTAAATACGAAAAAGGCGACTTCTACCAGAAGCACTTAGACTGCTTCAAGGGCAATGAGAACCGCCGTCTGACTACCGTGTTCTACATGAACGACGAGTGGACAGAGGAAGACGCAGGTGAGCTTGTGGTTTACGATCTAAAAGACAACCACATCGCGACCATTCCACCAAAGTCAGGCCGCTTATTTGTGTTCTTATCTGAACAGTTCCCACACGAGGTACTGCCGACCAACACAGAGCGATTCAGTATTGCAGGTTGGTTCCGCATTAACGGCGTGAAAGACAACCAACTCGATATCGCACACTAG